A genomic segment from Luteibacter aegosomatis encodes:
- a CDS encoding phage GP46 family protein: MDAGIDPRTGDLSGQRITTLANAVYLRLVVPLGSWWAAPTLGSRLHELQREKDVSRVRILARDYALDALKGLLSDGRASAIDVSVSSSSIGWLQLDIDVTEAGGQQQTFNHWVRVI; encoded by the coding sequence ATGGATGCAGGCATTGACCCCAGAACAGGCGATCTAAGCGGACAGCGCATCACGACGCTGGCCAATGCCGTGTATCTACGTCTCGTCGTCCCACTTGGCAGCTGGTGGGCTGCACCCACCCTTGGCAGTCGCCTGCATGAACTTCAGCGCGAGAAGGATGTATCTCGCGTTCGCATTCTGGCCCGGGACTACGCCTTGGATGCTTTGAAAGGCCTCCTGTCCGATGGCCGTGCGAGCGCCATTGACGTTTCGGTGTCTTCGTCGTCGATTGGATGGCTACAGCTCGATATCGACGTGACTGAAGCCGGTGGCCAGCAACAGACCTTCAATCACTGGGTCCGCGTGATCTAA
- a CDS encoding baseplate J/gp47 family protein: MPFPTQSLETIRDRILRDISSQDNDADISTDSDNYVRATADAAAIEGLYQFQAWLYRQIFPDTADLAELVKYAAERGLSRKPARAATGKLSVTGIYGTTLPAGSSVRHVNGTMLVTTLDTPVGADGTAVVAVAAAVAGAVANGIVGNATITSPPLGIDAAAVVSTALANGSDIESQASLLDRYLTLLRRPPAGGNHYDYKRWAESIPGVASAYVYPLRRGLGTVDIVIVGPDGLPSDELIAQVQTYIDDQRPVTAWNCLVFAPTIINVDHDAKVKLTDGYQLADALTDAKAQLAALFANLAPGDTYYRSRGEAALSGISGVIDRELIAPAANVEATVDASQVQWLRLGAVTLELM; the protein is encoded by the coding sequence ATGCCCTTTCCCACGCAAAGCCTTGAGACCATTCGTGACCGCATCCTGCGCGACATCAGCAGCCAGGATAACGACGCAGATATCAGCACCGATAGCGATAACTACGTGCGCGCGACGGCCGATGCCGCCGCCATCGAGGGGCTCTATCAGTTCCAGGCATGGCTATACAGGCAGATATTCCCTGACACGGCCGATCTTGCCGAGCTGGTCAAGTATGCCGCCGAGCGAGGCCTGAGCCGGAAGCCGGCTAGGGCCGCGACAGGCAAGTTGAGCGTTACGGGTATCTACGGAACGACGTTGCCTGCGGGTAGTAGCGTCCGCCACGTCAACGGCACCATGCTGGTGACCACGCTGGATACGCCCGTCGGCGCAGACGGTACGGCCGTCGTGGCTGTCGCAGCGGCGGTGGCGGGAGCGGTAGCCAACGGCATCGTCGGTAATGCGACGATTACCAGTCCGCCCCTGGGAATCGATGCGGCAGCGGTGGTGTCCACAGCGCTGGCTAACGGCTCGGATATCGAATCCCAGGCTAGCCTGCTCGATCGCTACCTGACCCTTCTCCGACGCCCCCCAGCGGGCGGTAATCACTACGACTACAAGCGTTGGGCGGAATCCATACCGGGCGTCGCGTCGGCTTACGTGTATCCGCTACGACGTGGTTTGGGAACAGTCGATATCGTGATCGTGGGGCCGGACGGCCTGCCTAGTGATGAGCTGATCGCACAGGTCCAGACCTACATCGATGACCAACGACCGGTTACCGCGTGGAATTGCCTGGTCTTCGCACCCACGATCATCAATGTAGATCACGACGCCAAGGTTAAACTCACCGACGGATATCAGCTTGCGGATGCACTCACCGACGCAAAGGCACAGCTCGCAGCGCTATTCGCGAACTTGGCTCCTGGAGATACGTACTATCGATCGCGCGGTGAGGCGGCATTGTCCGGTATCTCGGGGGTGATCGATCGCGAGCTGATCGCACCGGCAGCGAACGTCGAGGCGACGGTCGACGCCAGCCAGGTTCAGTGGCTGCGCCTGGGCGCTGTGACGTTGGAGTTGATGTGA
- a CDS encoding putative phage tail protein translates to MNVFAELLRSLLPPVAYDPNGPRLSAWIDAEAAALQDARYGGDALLARMHPASAGADVASWERLYALTPAPSDSLAKRIQVVLAKMGELGGISRAYFVRLAASQGYGITISEPRAFRCGISRCGERLYGEDVIFVWDVTINTRPVGGDDAALKALFNDLKPAHTQCDFVE, encoded by the coding sequence GTGAACGTCTTCGCCGAACTGCTGCGGTCGCTTCTCCCGCCTGTCGCTTACGACCCCAATGGCCCGCGGCTGTCCGCCTGGATCGACGCCGAAGCGGCGGCGCTTCAGGACGCGCGGTATGGCGGCGACGCGCTATTGGCGCGCATGCATCCCGCAAGTGCGGGTGCCGACGTCGCCAGCTGGGAACGTTTGTACGCCCTTACACCGGCGCCAAGCGACAGCCTGGCCAAGCGCATTCAAGTGGTGCTAGCCAAGATGGGCGAGCTTGGGGGCATATCCCGAGCCTACTTCGTGCGCCTGGCTGCAAGCCAAGGCTACGGCATCACGATCAGCGAGCCACGAGCATTCCGTTGCGGCATCAGCCGTTGCGGAGAACGCCTCTATGGTGAAGACGTGATCTTCGTCTGGGACGTCACAATCAACACACGCCCGGTGGGCGGCGATGATGCCGCTTTAAAGGCACTTTTTAACGATCTCAAGCCTGCGCACACGCAGTGCGATTTCGTGGAGTAA
- a CDS encoding DNA adenine methylase, producing the protein MSSPIIPWLGGKRRLADRIFAFFPNHTCYVEPFAGGAALFFLKPPAEVEVLNDINGDLVNLYRVVQHHLEEFVRQFKWALSSRRVFEWLKVTRPETLTDIQRAARFYYLQQSAFGGKVQSQTYGTATTAPPGLNLLRLEETLSAAHLRLANAYVEHLPWEAVVAKYDRPHTLFFIDPPYWETEGYGVEFGWEQYEALEQCLGNIQGKAIVTLNDHPAIRQLFCRFHIERADHRYTVGGGRGKEVGEVLIFSWDLAAEPAGLF; encoded by the coding sequence ATGTCGTCCCCTATCATTCCTTGGCTTGGCGGAAAGCGCCGGTTAGCCGATAGGATTTTTGCGTTCTTTCCCAACCACACATGCTATGTAGAGCCGTTTGCAGGCGGTGCTGCGCTATTTTTCCTCAAGCCGCCAGCCGAGGTCGAGGTACTCAACGACATCAATGGCGACCTGGTCAACCTATATCGCGTCGTACAACACCACCTCGAAGAGTTTGTTCGCCAGTTCAAATGGGCGCTGTCCAGTCGTCGCGTCTTCGAATGGCTCAAGGTCACGCGGCCGGAAACCCTGACGGATATCCAGCGCGCGGCCAGGTTCTATTACCTCCAGCAGTCGGCCTTCGGGGGGAAGGTGCAGAGCCAGACCTACGGCACCGCCACCACCGCGCCGCCCGGCCTGAATTTGCTGCGGCTGGAGGAAACCCTGTCTGCCGCCCACCTACGACTGGCCAATGCCTACGTCGAGCATCTGCCCTGGGAGGCCGTGGTGGCCAAGTACGACCGGCCTCACACGCTGTTCTTCATCGATCCGCCGTACTGGGAGACCGAGGGCTACGGCGTCGAATTTGGGTGGGAGCAATACGAGGCGCTGGAGCAGTGCCTGGGGAATATCCAGGGGAAGGCCATTGTGACCCTGAATGACCACCCGGCCATACGGCAGCTCTTCTGTCGCTTCCACATCGAGCGGGCCGACCACCGCTATACCGTTGGCGGTGGAAGGGGTAAGGAAGTGGGGGAGGTCCTGATATTCAGTTGGGACCTGGCGGCGGAGCCCGCAGGCCTGTTCTAG
- a CDS encoding TonB-dependent receptor yields MTNRTLLKRTALVSALGACLLAGSAYAQSTVGDIYGTATASQTIQVQNLGSGATRAVTVGDDGHYRVSSLPIGSYRINVQQNGQTVSTRDINVVAGQSAQVNFAAAGDSAAQALDTVTVSANALAQIDVATVESRTSFTADQLEKLPVPRNVVDVAALTPGTTKGDSRFGNLPSFGGASVAENSYYVNGFNVTNLYNNLSFSEVPFNAIEQLDVQTGGYGAQYGFSTGGVTSVITKRGTNEWKGGANWVYQPAFARENEDKTYRKNGTLYRNYDRNSDNDNVYSAWLGGALVKDKLFFYGIFQSHKESSTLYPIAPGSGTGNSTTAATRTKNSDPFYLIKLDWNINDSNILEYTGMNNTKHQTSNYFTANYAEDGTPSTTDYRGQRRVKTGGDVNVFKYTSYITDDFTASAQWGKMKSKNSSDYISPDGTHTRYDGNINGPRTGCPYVIDARDSTTSGLTSPYASCYLASTTDIFNGEDQRTAWRVDLDWKIGDHDIAGGFSREKWRSENGQSYAGGVLYYYQTDSDGSLHGTPGQDFVQVQNYRTGGSVTVDQKSWFLQDNWQVTDNVLAYIGVRNDSFTNKNGAGENFVRQGNIWQPRLGFSWDLFGDSTTKIYGTAGRYSLPIAANVALRAATASYYTMQDFAYGNVDGRGIPQLGEALAPVQIVNGENGSTPDPRSVADRDLKPYSQDEYILGIQHRITSDNDFLNDWVVGAKAIYRRLNNAIDDTCDWRPFYAYGQSLGLNVGNDPFTPPANMPGCYIFNPGSELTLNLDLDGSGQLREVTIPGNKLGPKAKRSYQAVVLTAEKASGDWYVNASYTWAKNYGNTEGLVKSDNAQTDTGTTSAFDYPELMNGSNGWLPNDRRHSFKVYGGYKITPEWSVGVNGLLESGRPTSCFGGGSGVPYGIPGYSSSYFYCEGEVDQRGHGKRLPWNWSLSPNVVYTPSYVKGLTVQLDAINVLNNSKPIAVSEIGERANQTLYATTYRVPTYYQTPRYFRLMVQYDFSL; encoded by the coding sequence ATGACAAACCGCACCCTGCTCAAGCGCACCGCGCTCGTGTCGGCGCTGGGCGCCTGCCTGCTCGCCGGTTCCGCCTACGCGCAGAGCACCGTCGGCGACATCTACGGCACCGCCACGGCCTCGCAGACCATCCAGGTCCAGAACCTCGGCTCGGGCGCCACGCGCGCCGTGACCGTGGGCGACGACGGCCACTACCGCGTGTCGTCGCTGCCGATCGGCAGCTACCGCATCAACGTTCAGCAGAACGGCCAGACCGTGTCCACGCGCGACATCAACGTCGTCGCCGGCCAGTCCGCGCAGGTGAACTTCGCCGCCGCGGGCGATTCCGCCGCGCAGGCGCTCGACACCGTCACCGTGTCGGCCAACGCGCTGGCGCAGATCGACGTCGCCACCGTGGAATCGCGCACCAGCTTCACCGCCGACCAGCTCGAGAAGCTGCCGGTGCCGCGCAACGTGGTCGACGTGGCGGCCCTCACCCCGGGCACCACCAAGGGCGACTCGCGCTTCGGCAACCTGCCCTCCTTCGGCGGCGCGTCGGTGGCGGAAAACAGCTACTACGTCAACGGCTTCAACGTCACCAACCTGTACAACAACCTGTCGTTCTCCGAAGTGCCGTTCAACGCCATCGAGCAGCTCGACGTGCAGACCGGCGGCTACGGCGCGCAGTACGGATTCTCCACCGGCGGCGTCACCTCGGTGATCACCAAGCGCGGCACCAACGAGTGGAAGGGTGGCGCCAACTGGGTCTACCAGCCCGCCTTCGCCCGCGAGAACGAAGACAAGACCTATCGCAAGAACGGCACGCTGTACCGCAACTACGACCGCAACTCCGATAACGACAACGTCTACTCGGCGTGGCTCGGCGGCGCGCTGGTCAAGGACAAGCTCTTCTTCTACGGCATCTTCCAGTCGCACAAGGAAAGCTCCACGCTCTACCCGATCGCGCCGGGTTCGGGCACGGGCAACTCCACCACCGCGGCCACCCGCACGAAGAACAGCGATCCGTTCTACCTGATCAAGCTCGACTGGAACATCAACGACAGCAACATCCTCGAGTACACGGGGATGAACAACACCAAACACCAGACGAGCAACTACTTCACGGCCAACTACGCCGAGGACGGCACGCCGTCGACGACCGACTACCGTGGCCAGCGCCGCGTGAAGACCGGTGGCGACGTCAACGTGTTCAAGTACACCAGCTACATCACCGACGACTTCACTGCCAGCGCGCAGTGGGGCAAGATGAAGAGCAAGAACTCGTCCGATTACATCAGCCCGGACGGCACGCACACCCGCTACGACGGCAACATCAACGGTCCGCGCACGGGCTGCCCGTACGTGATCGATGCCCGCGACAGCACCACCAGCGGCCTCACCTCGCCGTACGCCTCGTGCTACCTCGCGTCCACCACCGACATCTTCAACGGTGAAGACCAGCGCACCGCGTGGCGCGTCGACCTCGACTGGAAGATCGGCGACCACGACATCGCCGGTGGCTTCAGCCGCGAGAAGTGGCGTTCCGAGAACGGCCAGAGCTACGCCGGCGGCGTGCTCTACTACTACCAGACCGACAGCGACGGCTCGCTGCACGGCACGCCGGGCCAGGATTTCGTGCAGGTGCAGAACTACCGCACCGGCGGATCGGTCACCGTCGACCAGAAGTCGTGGTTCCTGCAGGACAACTGGCAGGTCACCGACAACGTCCTCGCCTACATCGGCGTGCGCAACGACTCGTTCACCAACAAGAACGGCGCCGGTGAGAACTTCGTGCGCCAGGGCAACATCTGGCAGCCGCGCCTGGGCTTCTCGTGGGATCTGTTCGGCGACTCCACCACGAAGATCTACGGCACGGCCGGCCGCTACTCGCTGCCGATCGCCGCCAACGTCGCCCTGCGCGCCGCCACCGCGTCGTATTACACGATGCAGGACTTCGCATACGGCAACGTCGACGGCCGCGGCATCCCGCAGCTCGGCGAAGCCCTCGCCCCGGTGCAGATCGTCAACGGCGAGAACGGCAGCACGCCCGACCCGCGTTCGGTGGCGGACCGCGACCTGAAGCCGTACTCGCAGGATGAATACATCCTGGGCATCCAGCACCGCATCACCAGCGACAACGACTTCCTCAACGACTGGGTGGTCGGCGCCAAGGCGATCTACCGCAGGCTCAACAACGCCATCGACGACACCTGCGACTGGCGTCCGTTCTATGCCTACGGCCAGTCGCTGGGCCTGAACGTCGGCAACGATCCGTTCACCCCGCCGGCGAACATGCCGGGTTGCTACATCTTCAACCCGGGCAGCGAACTCACCCTCAACCTCGACCTCGACGGCAGCGGCCAGTTGCGTGAGGTCACCATTCCGGGTAACAAGCTGGGCCCGAAGGCCAAGCGCAGCTACCAGGCCGTGGTGCTCACCGCCGAAAAGGCCAGCGGCGACTGGTACGTCAACGCGTCGTACACCTGGGCGAAGAACTACGGCAACACCGAGGGCCTGGTGAAGTCGGACAACGCACAGACCGATACCGGTACCACCAGCGCATTCGACTATCCGGAGCTGATGAACGGTTCGAACGGCTGGCTGCCGAACGACCGTCGTCATAGCTTCAAGGTCTACGGCGGCTACAAGATCACCCCCGAGTGGTCGGTGGGCGTGAACGGCCTGCTCGAGTCGGGTCGTCCGACCAGCTGCTTCGGCGGCGGTTCCGGCGTGCCTTACGGCATCCCGGGCTACTCGTCGTCCTACTTCTACTGCGAAGGCGAAGTGGACCAGCGCGGCCACGGCAAGCGCCTGCCGTGGAACTGGTCGCTGAGCCCGAACGTGGTCTACACCCCGTCGTACGTGAAGGGCCTCACGGTGCAGCTCGACGCGATCAACGTGCTGAACAACAGCAAGCCGATCGCCGTCAGCGAAATCGGCGAGCGCGCGAACCAGACGTTGTACGCCACCACGTACCGCGTGCCGACCTACTACCAGACGCCGCGCTACTTCCGTCTGATGGTGCAGTACGACTTCAGCCTGTAA
- a CDS encoding TonB-dependent receptor domain-containing protein produces the protein MYVSSGHKRHLGGGRRSALVLALAACLLGGPAKAQDESPAAMLAPVNVTVTGSRIRGIDVETAQPVFTMNREAIKATGLTDLGDIIARMPSASTPEITPQDSLSSSNDAGGRYASLRNLGAVRTLVLVNGRRWTSSLGGLTDLSTIPVSIVERIEVLKDGASSIYGSDAIGGVVNIITTDRFEGASADVLYGVNGKGDGTRKNGNFTWGKSTERASIILGATYEDADELLDDKRSLTRYADGPRHPDSGFGMGPYGGVVDPRAPGTPGAGAYGANGTWVPNRYVVDHPGGAVADTADIANYHPYDANSNADKYSTARDTTFRAGSKLRNLFGTGRYNLTDDVALRGMASYGVRDSQWRAAGYPLQSGSGRADGLFIDPDNAYNPFPGYQTPFFRRLTEVPRITWAKSKTLHADVGAEGTFQWGERTWAWDATYAYSETRASLTTGGNVDLANARKALGPTTTIGGQAACAEEADRAAGCVPWNILAGPGGTPDSVWRYVSATGNARQVTRTNDIIANLTGGVADLPAGTLRLAGGVEHRQENGRYDPDAAASEGLTTQLASDPTHGGYIVNEAYLELDAPLLSDLPLARELAVNASSRYSHYSAFGGGTRNKYSFRWKPFDDLLLRGTYAEGFRAPTVADLYAGSAESFESFLDPCDSAFGAAASDAGVRGRCAAAGVPANYRQIDPSGAAVNSSTGGQNPVAFRTGANPSLKPESSITRTAGLVYSPGYLDGLDVTLDYYKVDIRDVITPILAGDILNFCYVRNDPTYCGRFTRAADGHITALDESLANLGSLRTEGYDLGLHYRLPSTRYGEFTLLSDSSYLKDFSQASSAGAAPRQLAGYMNNLQGLYRVRSNLSLDWNWKRFGATWTVRYFSGLKDACWSVTEECNRPDETDALTGASGVSRKGSVAFHDMQLRWQAPWNGSFRVGVNNIFGRKGPLYYAASSAGQGSAPYNPAFDINRYFYVGYQQKF, from the coding sequence ATGTACGTCAGTTCCGGGCACAAGCGCCACCTCGGCGGGGGCCGACGGTCGGCGCTGGTGCTGGCACTCGCGGCGTGCCTGCTCGGCGGGCCTGCGAAGGCCCAGGACGAGTCGCCGGCCGCGATGCTCGCGCCAGTCAATGTGACCGTTACCGGTTCGCGCATCCGCGGCATCGACGTGGAAACCGCGCAGCCGGTGTTCACCATGAACCGCGAGGCGATCAAGGCCACGGGACTCACCGACCTGGGCGACATCATCGCGCGCATGCCTTCGGCCTCCACGCCCGAAATCACGCCGCAGGATTCGCTTTCCTCCAGCAACGACGCCGGCGGCCGCTACGCGAGCCTGCGCAACCTCGGCGCGGTGCGCACGCTCGTGCTGGTCAACGGCCGGCGCTGGACGAGCAGCCTCGGCGGCCTGACCGACCTGTCCACCATCCCGGTGTCGATCGTCGAGCGCATCGAGGTGCTCAAGGACGGGGCCTCGTCGATCTACGGCTCCGACGCCATCGGCGGCGTGGTCAACATCATCACCACCGACCGCTTCGAAGGCGCGTCGGCCGATGTCCTCTACGGCGTGAACGGCAAGGGCGACGGCACCCGGAAAAACGGCAACTTCACCTGGGGCAAGAGCACCGAGCGCGCCTCGATCATCCTCGGCGCCACCTACGAGGATGCCGACGAACTGCTCGACGACAAGCGCTCGCTCACGCGCTACGCCGACGGCCCAAGGCATCCCGACAGCGGATTCGGCATGGGGCCGTACGGCGGCGTGGTCGATCCGCGCGCCCCCGGCACGCCCGGCGCCGGCGCCTACGGTGCCAACGGCACGTGGGTGCCGAACCGCTACGTGGTCGATCACCCGGGCGGCGCCGTGGCCGACACCGCCGACATCGCCAACTATCATCCCTACGACGCGAACAGCAACGCCGACAAATATTCCACGGCGCGCGACACCACGTTCCGGGCGGGCAGCAAGCTGCGCAACCTGTTCGGTACCGGCCGCTACAACCTCACCGACGACGTCGCCCTGCGCGGCATGGCGAGCTACGGCGTGCGCGACTCGCAATGGCGCGCCGCCGGCTATCCGCTGCAAAGCGGTTCGGGACGCGCCGATGGCCTGTTCATCGACCCGGACAACGCCTACAACCCCTTCCCCGGTTATCAGACGCCGTTCTTCCGGCGCCTTACGGAAGTGCCTCGCATCACGTGGGCCAAGAGCAAGACGCTGCATGCGGACGTCGGCGCGGAAGGCACGTTCCAGTGGGGCGAACGCACGTGGGCTTGGGATGCCACCTACGCGTACTCGGAAACCCGCGCCAGCCTCACCACCGGCGGCAACGTCGATCTGGCGAACGCACGCAAGGCCCTGGGACCCACGACGACGATCGGCGGCCAGGCCGCCTGCGCCGAAGAGGCCGATCGCGCGGCGGGCTGCGTGCCCTGGAACATCCTCGCCGGTCCGGGCGGCACGCCCGATTCGGTCTGGCGATACGTGTCCGCCACGGGCAACGCGCGCCAGGTCACCCGTACCAACGACATCATCGCCAACCTCACCGGTGGCGTGGCCGACCTTCCCGCCGGCACGCTGCGCCTGGCCGGCGGCGTGGAGCACCGCCAGGAAAACGGCCGCTACGATCCCGACGCCGCCGCCTCCGAGGGGCTCACCACGCAGTTGGCCAGCGACCCGACCCACGGCGGCTACATCGTCAACGAGGCCTATCTCGAGCTCGATGCGCCGTTGCTGTCCGACCTGCCGCTGGCGCGCGAACTGGCGGTCAACGCCTCATCGCGCTATTCGCACTACAGCGCCTTCGGTGGCGGCACGCGCAACAAATACAGTTTCCGCTGGAAACCCTTCGACGACCTGCTGCTACGCGGCACTTACGCCGAAGGCTTCCGTGCGCCGACGGTGGCCGACCTCTACGCGGGCAGCGCCGAAAGCTTCGAGAGCTTCCTCGATCCTTGCGACAGCGCGTTCGGCGCGGCCGCCAGCGACGCGGGCGTGCGCGGACGTTGCGCGGCGGCCGGCGTACCGGCCAACTACCGGCAGATCGATCCCAGCGGTGCCGCGGTGAATTCGTCCACGGGGGGGCAGAATCCCGTGGCGTTCCGCACGGGCGCGAATCCCTCGCTCAAACCCGAATCGTCGATCACGCGCACCGCGGGCCTGGTGTACAGCCCGGGATACCTCGACGGGCTCGACGTCACGCTCGACTATTACAAGGTCGACATCCGCGACGTCATCACCCCGATCCTCGCCGGCGACATCCTCAACTTCTGCTACGTGCGCAACGACCCGACGTATTGCGGACGCTTCACGCGCGCGGCCGACGGCCACATCACGGCGCTCGACGAGAGCCTCGCCAACCTCGGCTCGCTGCGCACCGAAGGCTACGACCTCGGCCTGCACTACCGGCTGCCGAGCACGCGCTACGGCGAATTCACCCTCCTGTCCGACAGCAGCTACCTGAAGGATTTCTCCCAGGCATCCAGCGCGGGTGCGGCGCCGCGCCAGCTCGCCGGCTACATGAACAACCTGCAAGGCCTCTACCGGGTACGGTCCAATCTTTCGCTCGACTGGAACTGGAAACGCTTCGGCGCCACCTGGACCGTGCGTTATTTCTCAGGCCTGAAGGACGCGTGCTGGTCGGTTACGGAGGAATGCAACCGACCCGACGAGACCGACGCGCTCACGGGTGCCAGCGGCGTGAGCCGCAAGGGCTCGGTCGCCTTCCACGATATGCAGTTGCGTTGGCAGGCACCGTGGAACGGTAGCTTCCGCGTGGGCGTGAACAACATTTTCGGGCGCAAGGGACCGCTGTATTACGCGGCATCGAGCGCAGGCCAGGGTAGCGCGCCGTACAACCCGGCCTTCGACATCAATCGGTATTTCTACGTCGGTTACCAACAGAAGTTCTAG
- a CDS encoding alpha/beta hydrolase family protein, which translates to MTHRFVRPLLAALCLALPAVAAIADTIPVADFARHQPMTSPRLSPDGKHFSVVYNNEDGFTHAIAIYAIDDLQRPTALIRLPPYDVPARMTWVSAHRLVVARGIQDGSIGLVRYTGELMAVDIDGKNPDYLFGYENYGKRAATRSTDRGWGYIDGTPPKANGHFYMRATSWTDRDRSTLYDVDATSGVRHQMADIGLGEMSFVIGADGVARFAYGVDNDYKYVIFHRSGDGWTRLGDDIARQQFLPFAQVDGSQRIYAMYSPHGRGGELVEQDEDGGNRKSLARDEFSTLTTDGLWTAAPLHPFGTRATTGIPSVTYFDPNETISKLHRALSAKFPGELVSFVDFSEDGSQLMFEVDSDRDPGRYMLIDTHTYKVRSLFAISPWLDPAKMSERRPMRFKASDGMELEAILTFPKGKPENGLPMVLLPHGGPLGVSDTWFYDRDAQFLASRGYLVLQVNYRGSGNRGSAFEHAGWLNWGTRIQDDLIDGVKWAVDQHYADAGRVCVYGGSFGGYSAMMTATRAPGLFKCAVGYAGIYDLDMMYNKGDIKDRQVGLSYLTHVIGRDEADLAANSPVHLADKITVPVLLVHGEDDQRAPFAQFKAMKAALDAAHKPYETLTKPGERHGFVKPENVEEFYTKLQAFLDRNIGDGAPATSGAAP; encoded by the coding sequence ATGACGCACCGTTTCGTGCGGCCGCTGCTGGCCGCGCTCTGTCTCGCCTTGCCCGCCGTCGCGGCTATCGCCGATACGATCCCTGTGGCGGATTTCGCCCGCCACCAGCCGATGACCTCGCCAAGGCTATCGCCCGACGGCAAGCACTTTTCCGTGGTCTACAACAACGAAGACGGCTTCACCCACGCGATCGCCATCTATGCCATCGACGACCTGCAACGTCCCACGGCCCTGATTCGACTGCCCCCCTACGACGTTCCCGCGCGCATGACATGGGTGAGCGCCCATCGTCTCGTGGTGGCGCGGGGCATACAGGACGGATCCATCGGCCTGGTCAGGTACACCGGCGAACTCATGGCCGTGGACATCGACGGCAAGAATCCCGACTACCTCTTCGGTTACGAAAACTACGGCAAGCGTGCCGCCACGCGCTCCACCGACCGCGGCTGGGGCTACATCGACGGCACGCCTCCCAAGGCCAACGGCCACTTCTACATGCGCGCCACCTCGTGGACGGATCGCGACCGCAGCACGCTGTACGACGTGGACGCCACCAGCGGCGTTCGTCACCAGATGGCGGACATCGGCCTGGGCGAGATGAGCTTCGTGATCGGCGCCGATGGCGTGGCGCGCTTCGCCTACGGCGTCGACAACGACTACAAGTACGTGATCTTCCACCGCAGCGGCGACGGCTGGACCCGGCTCGGCGACGACATCGCCCGCCAGCAGTTCCTGCCCTTCGCCCAGGTCGACGGCAGCCAGCGCATCTATGCGATGTACAGCCCGCATGGCCGGGGCGGCGAACTGGTCGAGCAGGACGAGGACGGCGGCAATCGCAAGAGCCTGGCACGCGACGAATTCAGCACCCTGACCACGGACGGCCTCTGGACGGCCGCACCGCTGCACCCGTTCGGGACGAGGGCCACGACCGGCATTCCCAGCGTCACCTATTTCGACCCGAACGAAACGATATCCAAGCTGCATCGCGCATTGTCCGCCAAGTTTCCGGGCGAACTCGTCAGCTTCGTCGATTTCAGCGAGGACGGGTCGCAGCTGATGTTCGAAGTGGACAGCGACCGCGACCCGGGCCGCTACATGCTGATCGACACCCACACCTACAAGGTGCGCAGCCTGTTCGCCATCTCGCCATGGCTGGACCCCGCGAAGATGAGCGAACGCCGCCCGATGCGCTTCAAGGCCAGCGACGGCATGGAACTGGAAGCGATCCTCACCTTCCCCAAGGGCAAACCCGAAAACGGCCTGCCCATGGTGCTGTTGCCTCATGGGGGCCCGCTCGGTGTTTCCGACACGTGGTTCTACGACAGGGACGCGCAGTTCCTCGCCAGTCGCGGCTACCTCGTGTTGCAGGTGAACTACCGCGGCTCGGGAAACCGAGGCAGCGCGTTCGAACACGCCGGCTGGCTCAACTGGGGCACGCGCATCCAGGACGACCTGATCGACGGCGTGAAATGGGCCGTCGACCAACACTACGCCGACGCCGGCCGGGTCTGCGTCTACGGCGGCAGCTTCGGCGGCTATTCGGCCATGATGACCGCGACCCGTGCTCCCGGCCTGTTCAAATGCGCCGTGGGTTACGCAGGCATCTACGACCTCGACATGATGTACAACAAGGGCGACATCAAGGATCGCCAGGTAGGGCTCAGCTACCTCACCCACGTGATCGGCCGCGATGAGGCCGACCTCGCGGCCAATTCGCCCGTGCACCTGGCCGACAAGATCACCGTGCCCGTGCTGCTGGTGCACGGCGAAGACGACCAGCGCGCGCCCTTCGCCCAGTTCAAGGCCATGAAGGCCGCCCTCGACGCCGCCCACAAGCCTTACGAAACCCTGACCAAACCGGGCGAGCGGCACGGCTTCGTCAAGCCGGAGAACGTGGAAGAGTTCTATACGAAACTTCAGGCGTTTCTCGACCGCAACATCGGCGATGGTGCCCCTGCCACATCCGGGGCGGCACCGTAA